The following is a genomic window from Benincasa hispida cultivar B227 chromosome 7, ASM972705v1, whole genome shotgun sequence.
cacaaaaaaaaaaaaaaaaaaaaaaaaaaaaagaccaagTAAAACCCAAGTGCATGCCTCTTTTCTATTTGGGAGTTTGgagtttttttatatatatattattacgTGCAATACACGTGTTATGAACTAAGCTCATTAGGTACGTGAGTAATAGTACTTGTTTAAGACAATTTATAAACTCGAAACTAAAATGCATAGATTGAGATTAtccaaaaatgtttaaatggtCAAGGTAATGAATTAATTGATGCATGTAAGATTTCAGAAGCTTGATATAACATCATACAAAGTTGATAATTGTTGGgtgcaaatttatatttaaaaggtcattgattatatttaaacggtccattgattatttttaaaacagtccattgattaatttttaaatggtccattgattaatttttaaaacggtccattgattaattttaaaacatgcttcagcAGTTCGTAATACacataatttattttctaaattccaacttcattttcctctcctcctccatcttagcttttcgagcagtgagtttagaaaAGGTGTACATTCCAATCAGTAATGGTGCATTTCCGATCTGTTTtcatttggttgttttatcctgaGGACGACATGGCAATTTTCAGACCtacttgcacacttgggcagagttGCGAAACGTCGAGCTCCGCGACTCaacctataacgagtttctgttttaCAGGTTTTGCTCTTTGCTTGACTGCCATGTCTTGACGGTTTACAATTCGTTGTTCTGAGGATCCTGCCGTTTTCAACAATAATTTGTAAAATTGCATGGTCTATAAATAAGAATCATTCGCTTTTATTCACATACCTTCAATAAACCAAAGTTGAAGTTGTTGCTATTTGATCAGAATAGAACTAAAATGTTTAACATGTATTTTCTTTATTGCAAcaacatataaattattaattgcTCCAACTTTTTTTTCACATTCCCCCGATAAATAAAATGTggttaaaaaaagaattataataaaACCGATGCAATCattttaatcttaattataaatttaatgaaCTAATACAATTCATTAAAcctcaaattaaatatgaatGAACTTCATTTTagcttaatataaatcatacaaTCAAGAGCTACTTTGAACGCTTATGTTTGATGTTTATGAAAAATTGTTTAAGGTTGTAATTATTATTCTAATAAACATTATTGAAAACATAAGTTACTCTTATTTATAGTAGTAGAAGGTAGGAgttaccattaaaaaaaatcaaaatttgatgtttgattaattattaattaatgtaATAAAGGTGTAGTGaggtttattatttttaaattaattcaacatTATTAATACTAATAgtcataatattaaataataatagtaagtAACGCTAATCTACactcatttatttaaataaaaataattaaatatatcattttagGCCAAATAAATTTCACGGATTTTCTtagaaaatttatataaaaaaattggcataaatgtaataaaaagaaatctaaaagGGTGATGTCATCTAAAAATGTTTATCAATAATCCTTGctttttaatatagtatagataTAGGTTATAGATTATAGATTTTTGTCGAGTAAAGTGCCTTTGCTAATCTTATCTTAGGTTTAATTCGAGAGTGTTGTAGTTCGTAAAATAATTGTTGACGACTGTATTTTAGAATAATTAACGgtaattatgaagtaaaattgttgtgtaaaatttaactttaaacctgaaaatatattatattgtttGGCAAGTGAATACTAAATTGCtgtaacttaaatataattacTAGATTAGATGTgctataaaataattttttttctttttctaaggattttttaaaatagttgttttacatgagatttcaaCGAAGGAAACTTGATACATGAATAAACTTGAGTTTTATATATTGATTGTTGTGTGGGTATGATACGACCTCTACAATTTATCTTCGGATCATCTATCTCATATGTATACTTTACTCGGTGGGTTGAGTGTTTATTCTCAAACAAACTTAGTTTGCTAATCTTGTATTTTGAAGCTTGACTTCGTTGATATTGTATTCTAGACCTTGACTTCTTGATCTTGTATGTTAGATTAGTCTCTCATTTGTTTATCTTGTATGTTGGATTGACCTTTGACTTGTTAATCATGTATGACTTGGATAGGCCTTTGGCTTCTCGATCCTGTATGTTTGATCGCCTCTAGCTTTTTGATCACTTGAACGTGTTCATTTCACTTGGAGTGTATAGCACGTGAATGTTCTTGAGATTATAGTTTTCgaagaatgtttgtatcttcaaagaattTTAGTTTTCAACTGTGATTAAGTCTTCAGAAGTTTAAAGAGTCTTCAGCTGGTGGGAAAATTTTCTCCAAGTTCTCTATTTCAAATTTCTAAACTCCAAGATGAAGAGAAACTCTTGTATTCATGGAGAGTTTTTGTGGCCCAACTCTTGGGTtcaattaattagattttttaagCTTGGTTGGAATTTACgataaattaagcctatttttaaGCTTATTGAACAAAGGCCAaaatattaatatcaaattggatcaaattagtttatttgatttcatGATCATGAGGAAAACACACTGCATCATGTCAATTTTTAGTTACTCCCAAATTTGATCATTTGTAACTTCgtcaataatttaataaatgacgtGGTGATTTGTGATTGgtcaaaatttctcatttaaaagtATCCtttcaacttattttatttgttgtAGATTATTTGTTAAGTATAAGAGAAATAGTTAccataagaaaaaataataataacatgtgacatttatttatttttaatggttTCATTAAACGAATCGatctttaaaaatttaaaagttgtgAAGAACCGACATCCGATTATGTGAAAAGTGATTTTACTAGATTCATTCCCCATCCGTCTTACCAAACACAAAAGACAAATCTATTCTATAATCAGTTTTAAGAGTCTTAGGTATACCAAAAAATTCAaggtaaggaaaaaaaatcaaatattggTTGATTACCAAACTTCTGCTAGTGTTTCAATTTCAAGGTAAGAAGTTCCTTTTAATCTCTTGGTAATAGACTATTAAGGTACTAAGTTGATTAAAATTCATTTAGAAATGTCATTGTTCATCTTTGAGATCTATGCACCCAATTCAGAGAGACTCTAGTAATAATTCACTAATGTTGAGTATCATTAATGATATGGtaacaaaaattattttgaaattgaatatcACAAAGTGAGGTAAAATCCTTAACATACCATCACCAAATACATttatttcccaaaaaaaaaaaaaatacattcaaAGGAACAAATGAACAGACATAAAAACTTGAACTTGACACAACTTTACAAACTTGAACTTGATACAGTGGATGTTCATAACATTAACTTACACAAAGCAAATACAATCATCAcacaagaaaaatagaaaatcacaATCTATCAAACATGAAGAAGattttaaactttgaaaatCCTAAATCTTCTTGATCAACAGTGCAATTGTACTCTAATGATCAGGACCCAACAAAGAGAGAAGGAAGTCCTTGTAGCTGCCTGATGTCTCAGAATGAACTGCTTTGTTCAGTGTTTTCTTATACTTCTTGTGATATTCTGCCTTTATATACTGCATGTCAATCTCAGCTCTCGACACAATTACCCGTATCAGGGTCGAGTCGTCTGTTCCCATTCCCTTCATCGCCTTGTGCAACACCTACAATTCGATGATTTTAATATCATGTTTTCGGTCCTAAGGTAGAAGCGAACGAACTTCGACGAATGTATCAATCTTTCTTAATTTCAttagtgatgaaaaatagtgaaacttaataacaattacaatttttttaaattaattaatagatattaacacTAAAGACGTAAAGTGGTTTTTAGTTAAATATCGAGGATAAatgtgtaaatcttgaaacctaaggaccaaattaaaacaaaactcaaatctcaagagtaaaattgtaacattttgaaacctatggaCTAAAATTGAGCCAAACTCAATACCTAAAGACTAAATGTGCAATATTTTGATACCTATGGATGAAATAGAAACTATACCCAAAATCGAAGGTCCGAAAAgatatttttcccaaaaaataaaaataaaactcacGTGTTGCCTATACTCGAGAGGGCTATTATGCTTTAGTACGCCTAAATCTTTACAAAACATTGATTTTGACCATGGAAAAACTAGCTGAAAATATAGCTTAAGAACCTTCGAAGAAAAAGAGTTAGGGACAATACCTTTGCAAAGTAAAACCCAGGATTCTCAGCACACAGCAGAATTGTTAGAAGGCCATGCTCAAAATTCCCAgatgtttctttttttatagCCTACAAAATGAAGTTGGTATTGTGTTAACCTTGAACCTTTATATTCTAAAAGAAAGATAAAGCTTGATCAAACAtctaattaatataacaatgtACCTCTTTCAAAGAGTGTCCATATGTATGTTTATAAGCATGACTAACAGCAGAGAGATGTGCCCTGCTTCTTTCAGAGAAAATCTTTATGAACTTATCTTCATCAGTTCCCAATTTCTTCTCTCCAGCTTTATAAAGAGATTTGGCATCTTTCTCTACCAGAGCTCTGTCGACTTCCGGGCCTTCATGGCGTGGTTTACTAACGTAAGCCAATAGCAGctgaaaataaataatactcTTTTGTCAGaacattaattttttcttttaaaaaaaaatcaacttccAAACATTTGTTTGAAAAAAGAATCAGAATATTGCACAAAATGAGCAGATTGGTTGAGCTATGCAGAAGGAAAGAGCTATTAAAAGAAGTCACTGTATGATTAGTGGTTGATAAAAGAGAAGTCTAATAttcatttataaagaaaataaaagccATTAACCTTGGCTCAATGCATGTATGACTATTAGCTACAGCCATCATCCCTTATATTTAAGGTTTTTCAAGTATATGAAGAgctatgagttattatttttcaaagcaCAGGGTCAAAAATATCCACCTCCACTAATCTCAAGGGATAACCATTTGGGCAGTGTTTACCTATTGTGCTTGGGTTTTGTGAGTTTGTTAAAGGAGTATTTGGGATACTCAGTTGAGTTATGAATGGAGTAAATATGTTGGAGTTAAGAAGCCTGTGTTTAGGATGTAGAGTTGTAAGATAAAATGCCTTGATAAATATGCAAAACAGAGAAAGATGGAGTTTTTCGAAAAATGTGTAAACTTCAATAGTATTTACAATTGAAGTTGAGTTATTTAACACCCACTTATGAAGTTGATGAGCTAAATACCCACTAAGATCTAAAATATCACCCTCCCACTACAAGTACACTTTTCACATACGACTAATTAGGCTTAAAACCAAGTAACAGAACAATATCATCAAAAACTGGTAGAAGTAAAGAATGTTGAGTAATAAAATAGGAGAAAGAGAAGTAGGACCTTTAGATGATCACCGGTAGCAGTACGTTCGATATCACGTTCAAGGGGAGAACGAAACATGGTCAagtaaatttgtttaaaatgctGAATCTGTGACGGTGTACGAGAACAAATTACTTCAGTGGCAGCTTTAAGAGTAGAAGTTTCTCCATATATAG
Proteins encoded in this region:
- the LOC120080832 gene encoding annexin D5-like; its protein translation is MSSLTIPPLLTSPRDDAVLLYRAFKGFGCDTAAVINVLAHRDAAQRALIQQEYRVMYSEELTKRLKSELSGKLEDAILLWMYDPATRDAVIVKNAIYGETSTLKAATEVICSRTPSQIQHFKQIYLTMFRSPLERDIERTATGDHLKLLLAYVSKPRHEGPEVDRALVEKDAKSLYKAGEKKLGTDEDKFIKIFSERSRAHLSAVSHAYKHTYGHSLKEAIKKETSGNFEHGLLTILLCAENPGFYFAKVLHKAMKGMGTDDSTLIRVIVSRAEIDMQYIKAEYHKKYKKTLNKAVHSETSGSYKDFLLSLLGPDH